CACCGACTCGCGTGCCATTGCGGAACACGTAGACGCCTCCGTCAAGCTCAATGTTGACGACCGAGCCGTTCGCCGTGCGCACTTGGACGATGTTGCTCGACACAGCGGCCGTCACACTGCCCTTCACGGCTGCCTGGTCTGGCAGCTGGTTGCCTGTGCGATCGAGCAACGCGGCCAGCTCGGCGCGTGTTACAGGCTGGTTCGGACGGAACGTGTTATCCTCGTAGCCGTCGATCAGCTTCTTCTCCAGCGCAACTGCGACATAGCCAACGGCACCCGCTGGAATCTTGTTCTCATCCTTGAACGGAAGCTGGGCGTTCATTCTCGTCTTCGCCTCGCCCTGCAGCTTGAGCGCCTTCACGAGCAGCGTCGTCGCCCACAGTCGGTCCGCCTCCTTCTCAGGCTGCACCGCGAAGTCCGTCTCCGCGAACAAGTCGTTCTCGAGTGCAACTGCGACGTAGCCGACTGCCCACGGATACTTGTCCTTCACCTTCTCGGCATCGGAGAAATTCAGGTTCGTCTGCTTCGCAGCTGTCGACTCGGCTTGCTCACGCAGTCCCATTAAGCGGACAGCCGCCGTAATGGCTTCGATGCGTGTAATCGTTTTGCGCGGCTGGAACGTTCCGTCCTCATACCCCTCGAACACTTGCTTGGAGGCAAGGCTTGCTATGTATCTGGCTGCCCACTCTACGTCCTTGCCCTTCAGGTCGTCGAAGCTCAGCTTAATTTCGATTTTGCCATCCTTCGATTCGAACTTTATGCCTCCTGTGGCACTCGCCGAATTACGCTGATTGTGCTGGCTGCCGGAGTTTTTCCCCTTATCATGGCTCTTGCCCTTGCGATCATCACTATCAGCCCATGCCGAAGCCGAACCACCAAGCACCATAGCCAGTGTCAATGCGGATACAATCGATCTCTTGAAAGCTTTGTTCATGTTCATTTCTCCTTCATATGTAGAATAAGTGGATAATGAATCATTGAGAACCTTCGCGAAGTGTTCCTTGATTTACTACAGGTTTCGGCACTCCACAATTGTTTGCGGGGGTGCACTTACTCAATTTATAAAATAATGGTAGACTTGTTCATAGCCATAAATAAAGGAGAGATCAGAAAGCCGATGAAACATACAACGAAACGGATGATGGCCGTGCTCATCGCTGCAGCCTTCGCGCTGCTTGCTGTCATCTACGTATTCACGAATCAGAATGAGACGAAGTCTGGTACAGACGGAAGCTCCCCCGCCGCACAATCGTCACAGCCGAACGGGAACGCTCCTGGTGCAGACGGCCAGACCGACAAGCAAGCCGGAGCCAACGGAGCAGCCCCCTCTGCAGACAGCAAGACGAAGCCTGCGCCACAGGACGAATTACAGCCTCCCGCAGAGAAGCTCGACGTCCTCGTCATCGGCAGCGAGCTAGAGGGACTATACCTCGCCCGAGCTGCTGCAGACGAAGGCTTGAAGGTGAAGGTGATTGATCCTCGAGCCGCCTTCGGCGGTCAGGTGCTTCAAGGCGAGATGCTGTTCCTCGACGAGACACGCGACGACCAACACCGCCTGCTCGTCCAAGGCCGGGCGAAGGAGCTGTTTGACGGCTTCCGTCAAGGCAAGATACGTAAGCTGAACGAATTCGAGCAATATTTCGCTAAGCTGACGCAAGGGATTCCGGTCGAGCAAGGCGTCAAGCTGGAGGCCGTCGACGTTCAGCCCGGAC
Above is a genomic segment from Paenibacillus sp. YYML68 containing:
- a CDS encoding S-layer homology domain-containing protein, with translation MNKAFKRSIVSALTLAMVLGGSASAWADSDDRKGKSHDKGKNSGSQHNQRNSASATGGIKFESKDGKIEIKLSFDDLKGKDVEWAARYIASLASKQVFEGYEDGTFQPRKTITRIEAITAAVRLMGLREQAESTAAKQTNLNFSDAEKVKDKYPWAVGYVAVALENDLFAETDFAVQPEKEADRLWATTLLVKALKLQGEAKTRMNAQLPFKDENKIPAGAVGYVAVALEKKLIDGYEDNTFRPNQPVTRAELAALLDRTGNQLPDQAAVKGSVTAAVSSNIVQVRTANGSVVNIELDGGVYVFRNGTRVGAAELKAGDEVLIRTYNGKAIFIEVTKRADVVNAPDQTVDFTVNGTLNGYTLNSQGQLATISVNQAVYEGVQTAVYSLSSNLYISGDVSLLTSGRTVELRGKQSVVHTIIIK